One window of Cucurbita pepo subsp. pepo cultivar mu-cu-16 chromosome LG19, ASM280686v2, whole genome shotgun sequence genomic DNA carries:
- the LOC111781055 gene encoding serine/threonine-protein kinase-like protein CCR1: MGIDHTLFKSCKYLPTLCVFLQVFFVFASGFGSMAPISAAFGPDGFFCAIDASGKQEVICWGKNSSSLSPSSSSSTSIFSVAIPPMAALSGGEGFLCGILANTSRAYCWGSINPGIDLVPLDFRNTAYSHIAAGKSHVCAIRGSYYSDSDSGPIDCWDVSRASNKNTLISKQSSLFYNQSIASLVFKRVVSGEGFSCAELRDGGILCWGPNSNTLDVSNVSENYIVLAAGKDAVCGISEVSGRVKCWGNADSFIGLPTATGYVTLTAGEQHFCGIRWDTHEVDCWGSLNSSSIPENTGFMAIASSDRSICGIREDNLVLDCWFSHSSEAPPGNDPPLELCSPGLCAPGPCREGEFSFNASILNEPDLKSLCVRKDLNICSRCGVNCSNGFFLSSPCTQNSDRICSACSLCQNSSCWDICGVQSSPESKQKNWHQWRSILLIIGGSVAGLVLILLGWCLHPRVIASKDESKKQHKSELETGTETDSCAPLAPPCPGIAQIFRLSELKDATNGFKEFNELGRGRYGFVYKAVLADGQQVAVKRANAATIIHTNSRDFEMELDILCKIRHCNIVNLLGYCSEMGERLLVYEYMPHGTLYDHLHGGLSPLNWMLRLKIAMQAARGLEYLHKELVPPVVHRNVKTSNILLDSHWGARIADFGLITSNDDDISGDLTSDVYDFGIVLLEIISGRKAYDRDYTPSSIVEWAVLLIKQGKAAAIIDRYTALPRNVEPLLKLVDIAELAVRGKASERPTISDIASWLEQIVKDGLIL; the protein is encoded by the coding sequence ATGGGAATCGATCATACCCTTTTCAAATCTTGTAAATATCTTCCAACCCTTTGTGTTTTTTTGCAAGTTTTCTTCGTTTTCGCATCTGGGTTTGGATCAATGGCGCCTATTTCAGCCGCATTTGGTCCAGATGGATTCTTCTGCGCCATTGATGCCAGTGGTAAACAGGAAGTTATTTGTTGGGGCAAAAATAGCTCGTCTCTTTCACCTTCTTCCTCATCTTCCACCTCCATCTTCTCCGTCGCTATCCCCCCAATGGCCGCTCTCTCCGGCGGCGAGGGGTTTCTTTGCGGCATTTTAGCAAACACTTCGCGTGCGTATTGTTGGGGTTCGATAAATCCAGGTATAGATCTCGTCCCATTGGATTTTCGAAACACGGCTTATTCGCATATTGCCGCGGGAAAAAGCCATGTTTGTGCAATTAGAGGATCCTATTATTCTGATAGCGATTCAGGTCCTATAGATTGTTGGGATGTTTCAAGAGCTTCAAATAAGAATACCCTGATCTCTAAACAGAGTTCTCTGTTTTATAATCAATCGATTGCCAGCCTTGTCTTCAAAAGGGTTGTTTCCGGTGAAGGATTTAGCTGCGCCGAGCTTCGTGATGGAGGGATTCTTTGCTGGGGACCAAATTCCAACACTCTCGATGTTTCTAATGTTTCTGAAAACTACATCGTACTAGCCGCCGGAAAAGATGCTGTTTGTGGAATCTCAGAGGTTTCCGGTCGAGTTAAATGTTGGGGCAACGCCGATTCATTCATTGGCCTTCCGACAGCCACTGGATACGTAACGTTGACCGCTGGAGAGCAACATTTCTGCGGCATCCGATGGGATACTCACGAAGTGGACTGTTGGGGTAGCTTGAATTCATCTTCGATTCCTGAAAACACAGGATTTATGGCAATTGCTTCCTCTGATCGATCAATCTGTGGCATTAGAGAAGATAATCTTGTTCTTGATTGTTGGTTTTCTCATTCTTCTGAGGCTCCTCCTGGCAATGATCCTCCATTGGAGCTTTGTAGCCCAGGGCTATGCGCTCCAGGGCCTTGCCGTGAAGGGGAATTCTCTTTCAATGCCAGTATTCTAAATGAACCAGATTTGAAAAGCTTGTGTGTAAGGAAGGATCTGAACATTTGTTCACGTTGTGGAGTGAATTGCTCAAATGGGTTCTTCTTATCTAGCCCTTGTACTCAAAATTCTGATAGGATTTGCTCTGCTTGTTCTCTATGCCAGAACAGTTCTTGTTGGGATATCTGTGGAGTTCAGTCATCTCCTGAATCCAAGCAGAAGAATTGGCATCAATGGCGTAGTATATTGCTGATAATCGGCGGTTCGGTAGCTGGATTAGTCCTGATTCTTCTCGGTTGGTGTCTTCATCCTCGCGTTATCGCTTCGAAGGACGAGAGCAAGAAACAACACAAGTCGGAGCTGGAGACTGGTACTGAAACTGATTCTTGTGCTCCATTGGCTCCGCCTTGTCCCGGGATTGCTCAGATTTTTCGACTTTCAGAGTTAAAGGATGCAACCAATGGGTTCAAGGAGTTTAATGAGCTTGGTAGGGGAAGATATGGCTTTGTTTACAAGGCTGTGTTAGCTGATGGGCAGCAGGTTGCAGTGAAGAGGGCTAATGCTGCTACCATCATTCATACCAATAGCAGGGACTTTGAAATGGAGTTGGATATCCTTTGTAAGATAAGGCATTGTAATATTGTGAATCTGTTGGGGTACTGTTCTGAGATGGGAGAAAGGCTTCTTGTTTATGAATACATGCCGCACGGGACGCTTTACGATCATCTCCATGGCGGGCTTTCTCCTTTGAATTGGATGCTTAGGTTGAAGATAGCGATGCAGGCAGCGAGGGGTTTGGAGTATCTGCATAAGGAACTCGTGCCTCCTGTCGTGCATCGAAATGTCAAAACTTCGAACATTCTTTTGGATTCCCATTGGGGTGCTAGAATTGCAGACTTTGGGCTTATTACATCAAACGACGACGACATTAGCGGGGATTTAACGAGTGATGTTTATGACTTTGGAATTGTGCTGCTAGAGATCATCAGTGGAAGGAAGGCTTATGACAGAGATTATACACCTTCAAGCATAGTTGAATGGGCAGTGCTTTTGATCAAGCAGGGTAAGGCTGCAGCGATTATAGACCGATACACCGCGCTACCGAGAAACGTTGAACCTCTGCTTAAACTTGTTGATATAGCGGAATTGGCTGTAAGAGGAAAGGCCAGTGAGCGACCGACGATCTCTGATATCGCATCTTGGTTAGAGCAAATTGTTAAAGATGGGTTGATCTTATAA